From the genome of Hymenobacter gelipurpurascens:
AATGATGCACTCCTCCAGGGAGATGCCGCCGTGCTGGAACGTGTCCTTATAGTAGTTCACGTAGTAATTGTAGTTGTTGGGGTAGGCGAAGAAATAGTCGCCGACGGTGAAGACGTAGGCCGTGCTCACGTTCTCGCGGGGCAGGAAGATGTGCTCTGGCTTGCGCACGGTGTATACATCGCGCGAGTCATCGAAGCCTAGGTTTTTGCCGTGCTTGTAGCGCAGGTTGGTATTCGTGTTCCGGTCGCCCACAATCTTGTAGGGGCGCTTCACCCGAATGGTGCCGTGGTCGGTGGTGATGATGAGCTTGCCCTTTTTATCGGCAATCACCTGCAGCATCTCATACAGCGGCGAGTGCAGGAACCACGACTTGGTGATGCTGCGGTACGCCGATTCCTCAGCGGCCAGCTCCCGAATCATGGCCATGTCGGTGCGAGCGTGCGAGAGCATGTCCACGAAGTTGTAGACGATGGCGTTGAGCTTATAATTGTTGTGCAGGTTCGACATTTTGCTCAGCAAATCTTTGCCGGCCTGCAGGTTAGTCACCTTGTTGTAGCTGAACTTGTGCTTCTGGCCGGCCTTCTGGAACATGATTTCCATGAACTCAGCTTCGTGCATGTTCTTGCCTTCGTCGTCGTCGTCCCACACCCACAGGTTGGGGTATTTCTTCTGGATTTCGCCGGGCATCATGCCCGAGAAGATGGCATTACGGGCGTAGGCCGTGGTGGTTGGCAGAATGCTGTAGTAGGTCTCCTCCGAGTCTACCGTGAACATCTCGGCGATGATGGGCTCCAGCACCTTCCACTGGTCGTAGCGTAGGTTGTCGATGAGCAGGAAGTACACGGGCGTGTCGCCGGTTTCCTTCAGCAGCGGGAACACGCGTTCCTTGAACAGCTGATGAGACATGAGCGGGGCTTCCTCGTCGCCGTTCACCCAATCTTCGTAGTTCTCCGTGATGAAGCGGCCGAAGTAGGTGTTGGCCTCATCCTTCTGCATGTTGAACACGTCGGCCATGCTCTTGCCTTCGGTTTCGGCAATTTCTAGCTCCCAATACACCAGCTTCTTATACACGTCGGCCCACTCCGAGGGGCTGAGCCGGTCGGAGAGCTGCATGCCGAGCTGGCGGAAGTCGCGCTGGTAGCCGCTGTTCGTGGCTTCGCTTACCAAGCGCTTGTTGTCGAGCACCTTCTTTACTGAGAGCAGAATCTGGCTCGGGTTTACCGGCTTGATGAGGTAATCGGCAATTTTGGCCCCGATGGCCGATTCCATAATGTGCTCTTCCTCGCTCTTGGTAATCATTACCACCGGCACCGTGGGCCGGGCAGCTTTAATTTCGGTGAGGGTTTCCAGGCCCGTGAGGCCCGGCATATTTTCATCCAGGAACACGATGTCGTAGGTCTGCTCCTGAATCTGCTCGATGGCGTCGGCCCCGGAATTCACGCCGGTTACGTCGTAGCCTTTTTCTTGCAGAAAGAGAATATGGGGTTTCAGGAGGTCGATTTCGTCATCGGCCCAGAGGATGCTGTAACGTTGCATATAGTGTGGAAAGGTTTACGCTTTGAAAACAACCGGCAGCAGTGGCCTAGAGAGGCCCAGCCGCGGGATTGGGATGGAAAAATACGACTCATCGGCACAGCGAGGCGCATGTGCTCCGAAGAGCAGCAGAAGCCTAAGCAGGTTGCAAATGAGGTTTCGTAAGTAGCTTTACTGCCAATCCCTAGTTTTTGGTTTTCAAAAATTATCCTAATCCGATATTTCGGCGTTAACTCCGCCTTAAAGAAGCCGAAAATAGTTGGTTTCGGTTCCGAGCTTTGGGCGTGCTACGCACCAACACCGGAGTTTCATCGTCCAACAGGCCTAGACTTTCTACCAATACCCACTGCTCTCCGATCCTCGAAGCCGTGCTTCGCGATACTGCCTTCAATGAACAAAAAGAAAATCTTCAACGACCCGGTATACGGCTTCGTCACGATTCCAACCGAGTTGCTGTTCGACCTAATCGAGCATTCCTATTTCCAGCGGCTGCGGCGCATTCAGCAGCTGGGTCTCACGATGTTCGTGTATCCGGGGGCGCTACATACGCGCTTCCACCACGCGCTAGGCGCCATGCACCTCATGACGCTGGCGCTACGCACGCTCAAAGACAAAGGTATCAAGATTTCAGCCAAGGAGGGCGAAGCGGCCATGGCGGCCATTCTGCTGCACGATATCGGGCACGGCCCCCTCTCCCACGCCCTTGAGCGCAGCATTTTCCATGAAGTGCACCACGAAGAGCTGAGCCTACACCTGATGCGCAAGCTCAATGCCGAGCACAATGGCGCACTGGATTTGGCCATCAAAATCTTTGAGGGCACCTACTCCCGGCCATTTTTTCATCAGCTGGTGAGCAGCCAGCTGGACATGGACCGGCTCGATTACCTCAACCGCGACTCCTTCTATACAGGTGTGCAGGAAGGCCGCCCCGGCGCCGACCGTCTCATCAAGATGCTGACGGTAGTAGATGAGCGCCTGGTGCTGGAGGAAAAGGCCGTGTATAGCATTGAGAACTTCCTGGTGAGCCGCCGCCTGATGTACTGGCAGGTGTACCTGCACAAAACCGTGACCAGTGCCGAGCAGATGGTCATCCGGATTATGCAGCGCGCCCGCGACCTGGTGCGGGCCGGCGTGGAGGTGCCTTCTTCTCCCAACCTGCACTTCTTTCTCTCGCGCAACGTGACGCAGCAAGAATTTGAGCAAGATGACCAGATTCTGCGCCGCTTCACCCGCCTCGATGATACCGATGTCTGGAGCGCCGTGAAGCTCTGGGCCGACCACCCCGACAAGGTACTGAACTACCTGGCCCAGTGCCTCCTCGACCGACACTTGTTCAAGATTACGCTCCAAGCCGAGCCCTTCGAGGAAGAATTCAAACTGGGCATTGTGGAGCTGATTGCCGAGCACTTCCAACTCCCCAACGACGAAGCCGCCCAACTCATGATTGCGGGTCGCATCAGCAACAACGCCTACGACGCCGACGGTCAGGATACGATTGATGTGCTCACCAAGCGCGGCCGCGTGGTGAACGTAGCCGAGGCCTCCGATTTGCCCAACATAAAGGCCTTAGGCCAGCGGGTGGAAAAGCATTACATCTGCTACCCTAAGGAGATTTTGTAGCCGATCTGCGCGCACTGCAATGGCCT
Proteins encoded in this window:
- a CDS encoding HD domain-containing protein is translated as MNKKKIFNDPVYGFVTIPTELLFDLIEHSYFQRLRRIQQLGLTMFVYPGALHTRFHHALGAMHLMTLALRTLKDKGIKISAKEGEAAMAAILLHDIGHGPLSHALERSIFHEVHHEELSLHLMRKLNAEHNGALDLAIKIFEGTYSRPFFHQLVSSQLDMDRLDYLNRDSFYTGVQEGRPGADRLIKMLTVVDERLVLEEKAVYSIENFLVSRRLMYWQVYLHKTVTSAEQMVIRIMQRARDLVRAGVEVPSSPNLHFFLSRNVTQQEFEQDDQILRRFTRLDDTDVWSAVKLWADHPDKVLNYLAQCLLDRHLFKITLQAEPFEEEFKLGIVELIAEHFQLPNDEAAQLMIAGRISNNAYDADGQDTIDVLTKRGRVVNVAEASDLPNIKALGQRVEKHYICYPKEIL
- the porX gene encoding T9SS response regulator signal transducer PorX encodes the protein MQRYSILWADDEIDLLKPHILFLQEKGYDVTGVNSGADAIEQIQEQTYDIVFLDENMPGLTGLETLTEIKAARPTVPVVMITKSEEEHIMESAIGAKIADYLIKPVNPSQILLSVKKVLDNKRLVSEATNSGYQRDFRQLGMQLSDRLSPSEWADVYKKLVYWELEIAETEGKSMADVFNMQKDEANTYFGRFITENYEDWVNGDEEAPLMSHQLFKERVFPLLKETGDTPVYFLLIDNLRYDQWKVLEPIIAEMFTVDSEETYYSILPTTTAYARNAIFSGMMPGEIQKKYPNLWVWDDDDEGKNMHEAEFMEIMFQKAGQKHKFSYNKVTNLQAGKDLLSKMSNLHNNYKLNAIVYNFVDMLSHARTDMAMIRELAAEESAYRSITKSWFLHSPLYEMLQVIADKKGKLIITTDHGTIRVKRPYKIVGDRNTNTNLRYKHGKNLGFDDSRDVYTVRKPEHIFLPRENVSTAYVFTVGDYFFAYPNNYNYYVNYYKDTFQHGGISLEECIIPYVTLSPKG